Proteins from a genomic interval of Crassostrea angulata isolate pt1a10 chromosome 7, ASM2561291v2, whole genome shotgun sequence:
- the LOC128157533 gene encoding CUB and sushi domain-containing protein 3-like, whose translation MANGCPSIRRYLVVAVCFLLVAELKIAFGQHCSTAATVTLNAEIYPKYSITPNFPHKYPRNACCHWEIIAPVGFKIKFEVEESFIEAKPSPRCNGDYAEVFDHRNSSLKKFCGSNEPVVISPSNVLHVIFVSDNVVETKGMKFSYVADTNFVMQPSTTTDAPKKKDKETNKVALFAAMGGAVLCSVLFVTVLCVCLHTKRCGCPCGSRNTAQVVEPFDSTSRREHRNVSRTGSIFTSHLSRSVGSLPNDEVLSLRILSPPPYSSGPPPSIDSPSDSSSPPPPYSFNDPHPDVVVQSDSLPSYPGEVSRY comes from the exons ATGGCCAATGGATGCCCAAGTATAAGACGATACTTGGTTGTTGCTGTATGTTTTTTATTGGTGGCTGAATTAAAAATAG ctTTTGGACAACACTGTTCAACCGCCGCTACAGTTACCCTGAATGCTGAGATTTATCCGAAATATTCCATCACCCCTAATTTCCCACATAAATATCCACG AAATGCTTGCTGCCACTGGGAAATAATTGCACCTGTTGGATTCAAAATTAAGTTCGAAGTGGAGGAGTCTTTCATAGAGGCCAAGCCTTCTCCCAGGTGTAATGGGGACTATGCGGAAGTCTTTGACCATA GAAATTCAAGCTTGAAGAAGTTTTGTGGGTCCAATGAGCCGGTAGTTATCAGTCCCTCTAACGTTCTGCACGTGATCTTCGTGTCCGATAATGTAGTGGAAACCAAGGGGATGAAATTCTCCTATGTCGCTG atacaaattttgtcatgcaACCTTCGACGACAACAGACGCTccaaaaaagaaagacaaagaGACAAACAAAGTTGCCCTGTTCGCGGCCATGGGAGGGGCAGTGTTATGCTCTGTACTCTTTGTGACAGTTCTCTGTGTCTGCTTACACACTAAACGATGCGGCTGTCCATGTGGATCCAGAAACACTGCGCAGGTCGTAGAACCATTCGACAGCACCTCTCGCAGAGAGCACCGGAACGTCAGCCGGACAGGTTCGATTTTTACGTCTCACCTCAGCAGAAGTGTCGGTTCTTTACCCAACGACGAAGTACTATCCTTGCGTATTTTGTCCCCGCCTCCGTACAGCTCTGGACCCCCGCCCTCCATAGACAGTCCAAGCGACTCTTCTTCACCCCCACCGCCGTACTCTTTTAATGATCCGCACCCGGATGTTGTGGTTCAGTCGGATAGTTTACCGAGCTATCCAGGGGAAGTAAGTCGGTATTGA